The following are encoded in a window of Centroberyx gerrardi isolate f3 chromosome 1, fCenGer3.hap1.cur.20231027, whole genome shotgun sequence genomic DNA:
- the clec3a gene encoding tetranectin-like protein — MARLALPIFLLLCFSLLHCSSSRPSRTRKAVSVRQMAADEDDVKSQLDKLWQEVNSLKEIQALQTVCLRGIKAHRKCYLTIEEPKHYHEANEDCIAQGGTLATPRDLIENNELRDYAKRSAPGSKDFWIGVADIVKEGQYVDVNSMPISFFNWDRSKKQPTGTKRESCVVLSVVAQGKWYDEVCRSQKKYICEYLIP; from the exons ATGGCACGTCTGGCCCTCCctatctttctccttctttgcTTCTCTTTGCTCCACTGCAGCTCCAGCCGTCCATCACGCACCAGGAAGGCTGTGTCGGTTCGACAGATGG CTGCAGATGAAGATGATGTTAAGTCCCAGCTTGACAAGCTGTGGCAGGAGGTGAACTCACTGAAGGAGATTCAGGCTTTGCAGACAG TTTGTCTCCGTGGCATCAAAGCTCACAGGAAGTGTTATCTTACAATTGAGGAGCCCAAACATTACCACGAAGCAAATGAAGACTGTATTGCACAAGGAGGAACCCTCGCAACGCCACGAGACCTGATTGAAAACAATGAACTGAGAGACTATGCAAAGAGGAGTGCGCCGGGATCCAAGGACTTCTGGATCGGTGTGGCAGACATAGTGAAGGAAGGCCAGTATGTTGATGTCAACAGCATGCCCATCAGCTTCTTCAACTGGGACCGCTCCAAGAAGCAGCCCACAGGAACCAAGAGGGAGAGCTGTGTTGTTCTTTCAGTGGTTGCACAAGGAAAGTGGTATGATGAGGTTTGTCGCAGCCAGAAAAAGTACATTTGTGAATACCTCATTCCCTAA